In Macaca fascicularis isolate 582-1 chromosome 15, T2T-MFA8v1.1, one genomic interval encodes:
- the MAMDC4 gene encoding apical endosomal glycoprotein isoform X5 — MPLPSHLLPALVLLLGPLAVTLPAARSPGWAWVPSHCRSPGQAACNFVCDCRDCSDEAQCGYRGASPALGTPFACDFEQDSCGWRDISTSGYSWLRDRAGAALEGPGPHSDHTLGTDLGWYMAVGTHRGKEASTAALRSPTLREAAPSCKLRLWYHAASGDVAELRLEVTHGSETLILWQSTGPWDPGWQELAVTTGRIRGDFRVTFSATRNATHRGAVALDDLAFWDCGLPTPQASCPLGHHHCQNKVCVEPQQLCDGEDNCGDLSDEDPLTCGRHTATDFETGLGPWNRSEGWSRNHSAGGPERPSWPRRDHSRNSAQGSFLVSVAEPGTPAILSSPEFQASGASNCSVRWVGLTGPPCWLPRCRAPSQLLVPQLIFYHYLHGSEAGCLQLFLQTLGSSAPQAPVLLRRRRGELGTAWVRDRVDIQSAHPFQILLAGQTGPGGVVGLDDLILSDHCRPVPEVSTLQPLPPGPWAPVPQPLPPSSRLQDSCKQGHFACGDLCVPPEQLCDFEEQCAGGEDEQACGTTDFESLEAGGWEDASVGRLQWRRLSAQESQGSSAAAAGHFLSLQRAWGQLSTEARVLTPLLGPSGPSCELHLAYYLQSQPRGFLALVVVDNGSRELAWQALSSSAGGWKVDKVLLGARRRPFQLEFVGLVDLDGPDQQGAGVDNVTLRDCSPTVTTKRDREVSCNFERDTCSWYPGHLSDTHWRWVESRGPDHDHTTGQGHFVLLDPTDPLAWGHSAHLLSRPQVPAAPTECLSFWYYLHGPQIGTLRLAMRREGEETHLWSRSGTQGNRWHEAWATLSHQPGSRAQYQLLFEGLRDGYHGTMALDDVAVRPGPCWAPHHCSFEDSDCGFSSGGRGLWRRQANASGHTAWGPPTDHTTETAQGMGAWQGQGLGGWPGAGRLMLAPPGHYMVVDTSPDALPRGQTASLTSKEYRPPAQPACLTFWYHGSLHNPGTLRVHLEKGRKHQVLSLSAHGGLAWRLGSVDVQAEQAWRVVFEAVAAGVAHSYVALDDLLLQDGPCPRPGSCDFESGLCGWSHLAWPSLGGYSWDWGGGATPSRYPQPPVDHTLGTKAGTCPLEPGGEATQRPHTATWLPAAHRVHAPSRGGPAHPASARALRAGSAHQPGINLLLFPGHFAFFETGVLGPGGRAAWLRSEPLPATPASCLRFWYHMGFPEHFYKGELRVLLRSTQGQLAVWGTGGHRRHQWLEAQVEVASTKEFQVVFEATLGGQPALGPIALDDVEYLAGQRCQQPAPSPGDTAAPVSVPTAVGSALLLLMLLVLLGLGGRRWLQKRGSCPFQSNTEATAPGFDNILFNADGVTLPASVTSDP, encoded by the exons ATGCCTCTGCCCAGCCACCTGCTGCCCGCCCTGGTCCTGTTACTGG GCCCCCTGGCTGTCACCCTCCCCGCAGCAAGATCCCCAGGCTGGGCCTGGGTCCCCAGCCACTGCAGGAGCCCCGGCCAGGCTGCGTGCAACTTCGTGTGTGACTGCAGGGACTGCTCAGATGAGGCCCAATGTG GTTATCGTGGGGCCTCGCCCGCCCTGGGCACCCCCTTCGCCTGCGACTTTGAGCAGGACTCCTGCGGCTGGCGGGACATTAGCACCTCAGGCTACAGCTGGCTCCGAGACAGGGCGGGGGCCGCACTGGAGGGTCCTGGGCCTCACTCAGACCACACGCTGGGCACCGACCTGG GCTGGTACATGGCCGTCGGAACCCACCGAGGGAAAGAGGCGTCCACCGCAGCCCTGCGCTCGCCAACCCTGCGAGAGGCAGCCCCTTCCTGCAAGCTGAGGCTCTGGTACCATGCGGCCTCTGGAG ATGTGGCTGAGCTGCGGCTGGAGGTGACCCATGGCTCAGAGACCCTGATCCTGTGGCAGAGCACAGGGCCCTGGGACCCCGGCTGGCAGGAGTTGGCAGTGACCACAGGCCGCATCCGGGGTGACTTCCGA GTGACCTTCTCTGCCACCCGAAATGCCACCCACAGGGGCGCTGTGGCTCTAGATGACCTAGCGTTCTGGGACTGTGGTCTGCCCA CCCCCCAGGCCAGCTGCCCCCTGGGACACCACCACTGCCAGAACAAGGTCTGCGTGGAGCCCCAGCAGCTGTGCGACGGGGAAGACAACTGCGGGGACCTGTCTGATGAGGACCCACTCACCTGTG GCCGCCACACAGCCACCGACTTTGAGACAGGCCTGGGCCCATGGAACCGCTCGGAAGGCTGGTCCCGGAACCACAGCGCTGGTGGTCCTGAGCGCCCCTCCTGGCCACGCCGTGACCACAGCCGGAACAGTGCACAGG GCTCCTTCCTGGTCTCTGTGGCCGAGCCTGGCACCCCTGCTATACTCTCCAGCCCGGAATTCCAAGCCTCAGGCGCCTCCAACTGCTCGGTGAGATGGGTGGGGCTCACAGGGCCTCCGTGCTGGCTGCCCAGGTGCAGGGCCCCCAGCCAGCTCTTGGTTCCACAGCTGATCTTCTATCACTACCTGCATGGCTCTGAGGCTGGCTGCCTCCAGCTGTTCCTGCAGACTCTGGGGTCCAGTGCCCCCCAGGCTCCCGTCCTGCTGCGGAGGCGCCGAGGGGAGCTGGGGACTGCGTGGGTCCGAGACCGTGTTGACATCCAGAGCGCCCACCCCTTCCAG ATCCTCCTGGCCGGGCAGACAGGCCCGGGGGGCGTCGTGGGTCTGGATGACCTCATCCTGTCTGACCACTGCAGACCAGTCCCGG AGGTGTCCAccctgcaaccactgcctcctgggcccTGGGCCCCAGTCCCCCAGCCCCTGCCGCCCAGCTCACGGCTCCAGGATTCCTGCAAGCAGGGGCATTTTGCCTGCGGGGACCTGTGTGTGCCCCCGGAACAGCTGTGTGACTTCGAGGAGCAGTGCGCAGGGGGCGAGGACGAGCAGGCCTGCG GCACCACAGACTTTGAGTCCCTCGAGGCCGGGGGCTGGGAGGACGCCAGCGTGGGGCGGCTGCAGTGGCGGCGTCTCTCAGCCCAGGAGAGCCAGGGGTCCAGTGCAGCTGCTGCTG GGCACTTCCTGTCTCTGCAGAGGGCCTGGGGGCAGCTGAGCACTGAGGCCCGGGTCCTTACACCCCTCCTTGGCCCTTCTGGCCCCAGCTGTGAACTCCACTTGGCTTACTATTTACAGAGCCAGCCCCGAG GTTTCCTGGCACTAGTTGTGGTAGACAACGGCTCCCGGGAGCTGGCATGGCAGGCCCTGAGCAGCAGTGCAGGTGGCTGGAAGGTGGACAAGGTCCTTCTAGGGGCCCGCCGCCGGCCCTTCCAG CTGGAGTTTGTCGGTTTGGTGGACTTGGACGGCCCTGACCAGCAGGGAGCTGGGGTGGACAACGTGACCCTGAGGGACTGTAGCCCCACAGTGACCACCAAGAGAGACAGAG aggtCTCCTGTAACTTTGAGCGGGACACATGCAGCTGGTACCCAGGCCACCTCTCAGACACACACTGGCGCTGGGTGGAGAGCCGTGGCCCTGACCACGACCACACCACAGGCCAAG GCCACTTTGTGCTCCTGGACCCCACAGACCCCCTGGCCTGGGGCCACAGCGCCCACCTGCTCTCCAGGCCGCAGGTGCCAGCAGCGCCCACGGAGTGTCTAAGCTTCTGGTACTACCTCCATGGACCCCAGATTG GGACTCTGCGCCTGGCCATGAGACGGGAAGGGGAGGAGACACACCTGTGGTCACGGTCGGGCACCCAGGGCAACCGCTGGCATGAGGCCTGGGCCACCCTTTCCCACCAGCCTGGCTCCCGTGCCCAGTACCAG ctgCTGTTCGAGGGCCTCCGGGACGGATACCACGGCACCATGGCGCTAGACGACGTGGCCGTGCGGCCAGGCCCCTGCTGGGCCCCTCATCACTGCTCCTTTGAGGATTCGGACTGCGGCTTCTCCTCGGGAGGCCGGGGTCTTTGGAGGCGCCAGGCCAATGCCTCGGGCCACACAGCCTGGGGCCCCCCAACAGACCACACCACTGAGACAGCCCAAGGTATGGGGGCCTGGCAGGGGCAGGGATTGGGGGGCTGGCCAGGGGCTGGCAGGCTGATGCTGGCACCTCCAGGGCACTACATGGTGGTGGACACCAGCCCAGACGCACTGCCCAGGGGCCAGACGGCCTCCCTGACCTCCAAGGAGTATAGGCCCCCTGCCCAGCCTGCTTGCCTGACCTTCTGGTACCACGGGAGCCTCCATAACCCAG GCACCCTGCGGGTCCACCTGGAGAAGGGCAGGAAGCACCAGGTGCTCAGCCTCAGTGCCCACGGTGGGCTGGCCTGGCGCCTAGGCAGCGTGGACGTGCAGGCTGAGCAAGCCTGGAGG GTGGTGTTTGAGGCAGTGGCCGCAGGCGTGGCACACTCCTACGTGGCTCTGGATGACCTGCTCCTCCAGGATGGGCCCTGCCCTCGGCCAG GTTCCTGTGATTTTGAGTCTGGCCTGTGCGGCTGgagccacctggcctggcccAGCCTGGGCGGATACAGCTGGGACTGGGGCGGGGGAGCCACCCCCTCTCGTTACCCCCAGCCCCCTGTGGACCACACCCTGGGCACAAAGGCAGGTACGTGCCCACTGGAGCCAGGTGGGGAGGCGACCCAGAGGCCACACACAGCCACCTGGCTTCCTGCTGCCCACCGAGTACACGCCCCATCCAGAGGAGGCCCTGCCCACCCAGCCTCTGCTAGGGCCCTGAGGGCTGGCTCTGCCCATCAGCCGGGCATCAACCTCCTCTTGTTCCCAGGCCACtttgctttctttgaaactgGCGTGCTGGGCCCCGGGGGCCGGGCCGCCTGGCTGCGCAGCGAGCCTCTGCCGGCCACCCCGGCCTCCTGCCTCCGCTTCTGGTACCACATGGGCTTTCCCGAGCACTTCT ACAAGGGGGAGCTGAGAGTGCTGCTGCGCAGTACCCAGGGCCAGCTGGCCGTGTGGGGCACAGGCGGGCACCGGCGGCACCAGTGGCTGGAGGCCCAGGTGGAGGTGGCCAGCACCAAGGAGTTCCAG GTTGTGTTTGAAGCCACTCTGGGTGGCCAGCCAGCCCTGGGACCCATTGCCCTGGATGACGTGGAATATCTGGCCGGGCAGCGTTGCCAGCAGCCTGCCCCCAGCCCAG GGGACACAGCCGCACCCGTGTCTGTGCCAACTGCAGTTGGCAGTGCCCTCCTATTGCTCATGCTCCTGGTGCTGCTGGGACTTGGGGGACGGCGCTGGCTACAGAAGAGGGGGAGCTGCCCCTTCCAGAGCAACACAGAGGCCACAGCCCCCGGCTTTGACAACATCCTTTTCAATGCG
- the MAMDC4 gene encoding apical endosomal glycoprotein isoform X7 has translation MPLPSHLLPALVLLLGPLAVTLPAARSPGWAWVPSHCRSPGQAACNFVCDCRDCSDEAQCGYRGASPALGTPFACDFEQDSCGWRDISTSGYSWLRDRAGAALEGPGPHSDHTLGTDLGWYMAVGTHRGKEASTAALRSPTLREAAPSCKLRLWYHAASGDVAELRLEVTHGSETLILWQSTGPWDPGWQELAVTTGRIRGDFRVTFSATRNATHRGAVALDDLAFWDCGLPTPQASCPLGHHHCQNKVCVEPQQLCDGEDNCGDLSDEDPLTCGRHTATDFETGLGPWNRSEGWSRNHSAGGPERPSWPRRDHSRNSAQGSFLVSVAEPGTPAILSSPEFQASGASNCSVRWVGLTGPPCWLPRCRAPSQLLVPQLIFYHYLHGSEAGCLQLFLQTLGSSAPQAPVLLRRRRGELGTAWVRDRVDIQSAHPFQILLAGQTGPGGVVGLDDLILSDHCRPVPEVSTLQPLPPGPWAPVPQPLPPSSRLQDSCKQGHFACGDLCVPPEQLCDFEEQCAGGEDEQACGTTDFESLEAGGWEDASVGRLQWRRLSAQESQGSSAAAAGHFLSLQRAWGQLSTEARVLTPLLGPSGPSCELHLAYYLQSQPRGFLALVVVDNGSRELAWQALSSSAGGWKVDKVLLGARRRPFQLEFVGLVDLDGPDQQGAGVDNVTLRDCSPTVTTKRDREVSCNFERDTCSWYPGHLSDTHWRWVESRGPDHDHTTGQGHFVLLDPTDPLAWGHSAHLLSRPQVPAAPTECLSFWYYLHGPQIGTLRLAMRREGEETHLWSRSGTQGNRWHEAWATLSHQPGSRAQYQLLFEGLRDGYHGTMALDDVAVRPGPCWAPHHCSFEDSDCGFSSGGRGLWRRQANASGHTAWGPPTDHTTETAQGMGAWQGQGLGGWPGAGRLMLAPPGHYMVVDTSPDALPRGQTASLTSKEYRPPAQPACLTFWYHGSLHNPGTLRVHLEKGRKHQVLSLSAHGGLAWRLGSVDVQAEQAWRVSARWGAPPPPRELPGPTAAALPCTHQVVFEAVAAGVAHSYVALDDLLLQDGPCPRPGSCDFESGLCGWSHLAWPSLGGYSWDWGGGATPSRYPQPPVDHTLGTKAGHFAFFETGVLGPGGRAAWLRSEPLPATPASCLRFWYHMGFPEHFYKGELRVLLRSTQGQLAVWGTGGHRRHQWLEAQVEVASTKEFQVVFEATLGGQPALGPIALDDVEYLAGQRCQQPAPSPGDTAAPVSVPTAVGSALLLLMLLVLLGLGGRRWLQKRGSCPFQSNTEATAPGFDNILFNADGVTLPASVTSDP, from the exons ATGCCTCTGCCCAGCCACCTGCTGCCCGCCCTGGTCCTGTTACTGG GCCCCCTGGCTGTCACCCTCCCCGCAGCAAGATCCCCAGGCTGGGCCTGGGTCCCCAGCCACTGCAGGAGCCCCGGCCAGGCTGCGTGCAACTTCGTGTGTGACTGCAGGGACTGCTCAGATGAGGCCCAATGTG GTTATCGTGGGGCCTCGCCCGCCCTGGGCACCCCCTTCGCCTGCGACTTTGAGCAGGACTCCTGCGGCTGGCGGGACATTAGCACCTCAGGCTACAGCTGGCTCCGAGACAGGGCGGGGGCCGCACTGGAGGGTCCTGGGCCTCACTCAGACCACACGCTGGGCACCGACCTGG GCTGGTACATGGCCGTCGGAACCCACCGAGGGAAAGAGGCGTCCACCGCAGCCCTGCGCTCGCCAACCCTGCGAGAGGCAGCCCCTTCCTGCAAGCTGAGGCTCTGGTACCATGCGGCCTCTGGAG ATGTGGCTGAGCTGCGGCTGGAGGTGACCCATGGCTCAGAGACCCTGATCCTGTGGCAGAGCACAGGGCCCTGGGACCCCGGCTGGCAGGAGTTGGCAGTGACCACAGGCCGCATCCGGGGTGACTTCCGA GTGACCTTCTCTGCCACCCGAAATGCCACCCACAGGGGCGCTGTGGCTCTAGATGACCTAGCGTTCTGGGACTGTGGTCTGCCCA CCCCCCAGGCCAGCTGCCCCCTGGGACACCACCACTGCCAGAACAAGGTCTGCGTGGAGCCCCAGCAGCTGTGCGACGGGGAAGACAACTGCGGGGACCTGTCTGATGAGGACCCACTCACCTGTG GCCGCCACACAGCCACCGACTTTGAGACAGGCCTGGGCCCATGGAACCGCTCGGAAGGCTGGTCCCGGAACCACAGCGCTGGTGGTCCTGAGCGCCCCTCCTGGCCACGCCGTGACCACAGCCGGAACAGTGCACAGG GCTCCTTCCTGGTCTCTGTGGCCGAGCCTGGCACCCCTGCTATACTCTCCAGCCCGGAATTCCAAGCCTCAGGCGCCTCCAACTGCTCGGTGAGATGGGTGGGGCTCACAGGGCCTCCGTGCTGGCTGCCCAGGTGCAGGGCCCCCAGCCAGCTCTTGGTTCCACAGCTGATCTTCTATCACTACCTGCATGGCTCTGAGGCTGGCTGCCTCCAGCTGTTCCTGCAGACTCTGGGGTCCAGTGCCCCCCAGGCTCCCGTCCTGCTGCGGAGGCGCCGAGGGGAGCTGGGGACTGCGTGGGTCCGAGACCGTGTTGACATCCAGAGCGCCCACCCCTTCCAG ATCCTCCTGGCCGGGCAGACAGGCCCGGGGGGCGTCGTGGGTCTGGATGACCTCATCCTGTCTGACCACTGCAGACCAGTCCCGG AGGTGTCCAccctgcaaccactgcctcctgggcccTGGGCCCCAGTCCCCCAGCCCCTGCCGCCCAGCTCACGGCTCCAGGATTCCTGCAAGCAGGGGCATTTTGCCTGCGGGGACCTGTGTGTGCCCCCGGAACAGCTGTGTGACTTCGAGGAGCAGTGCGCAGGGGGCGAGGACGAGCAGGCCTGCG GCACCACAGACTTTGAGTCCCTCGAGGCCGGGGGCTGGGAGGACGCCAGCGTGGGGCGGCTGCAGTGGCGGCGTCTCTCAGCCCAGGAGAGCCAGGGGTCCAGTGCAGCTGCTGCTG GGCACTTCCTGTCTCTGCAGAGGGCCTGGGGGCAGCTGAGCACTGAGGCCCGGGTCCTTACACCCCTCCTTGGCCCTTCTGGCCCCAGCTGTGAACTCCACTTGGCTTACTATTTACAGAGCCAGCCCCGAG GTTTCCTGGCACTAGTTGTGGTAGACAACGGCTCCCGGGAGCTGGCATGGCAGGCCCTGAGCAGCAGTGCAGGTGGCTGGAAGGTGGACAAGGTCCTTCTAGGGGCCCGCCGCCGGCCCTTCCAG CTGGAGTTTGTCGGTTTGGTGGACTTGGACGGCCCTGACCAGCAGGGAGCTGGGGTGGACAACGTGACCCTGAGGGACTGTAGCCCCACAGTGACCACCAAGAGAGACAGAG aggtCTCCTGTAACTTTGAGCGGGACACATGCAGCTGGTACCCAGGCCACCTCTCAGACACACACTGGCGCTGGGTGGAGAGCCGTGGCCCTGACCACGACCACACCACAGGCCAAG GCCACTTTGTGCTCCTGGACCCCACAGACCCCCTGGCCTGGGGCCACAGCGCCCACCTGCTCTCCAGGCCGCAGGTGCCAGCAGCGCCCACGGAGTGTCTAAGCTTCTGGTACTACCTCCATGGACCCCAGATTG GGACTCTGCGCCTGGCCATGAGACGGGAAGGGGAGGAGACACACCTGTGGTCACGGTCGGGCACCCAGGGCAACCGCTGGCATGAGGCCTGGGCCACCCTTTCCCACCAGCCTGGCTCCCGTGCCCAGTACCAG ctgCTGTTCGAGGGCCTCCGGGACGGATACCACGGCACCATGGCGCTAGACGACGTGGCCGTGCGGCCAGGCCCCTGCTGGGCCCCTCATCACTGCTCCTTTGAGGATTCGGACTGCGGCTTCTCCTCGGGAGGCCGGGGTCTTTGGAGGCGCCAGGCCAATGCCTCGGGCCACACAGCCTGGGGCCCCCCAACAGACCACACCACTGAGACAGCCCAAGGTATGGGGGCCTGGCAGGGGCAGGGATTGGGGGGCTGGCCAGGGGCTGGCAGGCTGATGCTGGCACCTCCAGGGCACTACATGGTGGTGGACACCAGCCCAGACGCACTGCCCAGGGGCCAGACGGCCTCCCTGACCTCCAAGGAGTATAGGCCCCCTGCCCAGCCTGCTTGCCTGACCTTCTGGTACCACGGGAGCCTCCATAACCCAG GCACCCTGCGGGTCCACCTGGAGAAGGGCAGGAAGCACCAGGTGCTCAGCCTCAGTGCCCACGGTGGGCTGGCCTGGCGCCTAGGCAGCGTGGACGTGCAGGCTGAGCAAGCCTGGAGGGTGAGTGCACGGTGGGgtgcccctccccctccccgaGAGCTGCCTGGACCCACTGCGGCTGCCCTGCCCTGCACCCACCAGGTGGTGTTTGAGGCAGTGGCCGCAGGCGTGGCACACTCCTACGTGGCTCTGGATGACCTGCTCCTCCAGGATGGGCCCTGCCCTCGGCCAG GTTCCTGTGATTTTGAGTCTGGCCTGTGCGGCTGgagccacctggcctggcccAGCCTGGGCGGATACAGCTGGGACTGGGGCGGGGGAGCCACCCCCTCTCGTTACCCCCAGCCCCCTGTGGACCACACCCTGGGCACAAAGGCAG GCCACtttgctttctttgaaactgGCGTGCTGGGCCCCGGGGGCCGGGCCGCCTGGCTGCGCAGCGAGCCTCTGCCGGCCACCCCGGCCTCCTGCCTCCGCTTCTGGTACCACATGGGCTTTCCCGAGCACTTCT ACAAGGGGGAGCTGAGAGTGCTGCTGCGCAGTACCCAGGGCCAGCTGGCCGTGTGGGGCACAGGCGGGCACCGGCGGCACCAGTGGCTGGAGGCCCAGGTGGAGGTGGCCAGCACCAAGGAGTTCCAG GTTGTGTTTGAAGCCACTCTGGGTGGCCAGCCAGCCCTGGGACCCATTGCCCTGGATGACGTGGAATATCTGGCCGGGCAGCGTTGCCAGCAGCCTGCCCCCAGCCCAG GGGACACAGCCGCACCCGTGTCTGTGCCAACTGCAGTTGGCAGTGCCCTCCTATTGCTCATGCTCCTGGTGCTGCTGGGACTTGGGGGACGGCGCTGGCTACAGAAGAGGGGGAGCTGCCCCTTCCAGAGCAACACAGAGGCCACAGCCCCCGGCTTTGACAACATCCTTTTCAATGCG